A stretch of Solea senegalensis isolate Sse05_10M linkage group LG10, IFAPA_SoseM_1, whole genome shotgun sequence DNA encodes these proteins:
- the hsbp1b gene encoding heat shock factor-binding protein 1b, protein MAETDPKSVQDLTNVVQTLLQQMQDKFQTMSDQIIGRIDEMSTRIDDLEKNIADLMTQAGVEEIEATPEKPKEGQGS, encoded by the exons ATGGCCGAGACGGACCCCAAGTCGGTGCAGGACCTCACCAACGTG gtccAGACGCTGCTGCAGCAGATGCAGGACAAGTTCCAGACCATGTCAGACCAGATCATTGGAAGAA TCGACGAAATGAGCACACGCATTGATGATTTGGAGAAGAACATTGCTGACCTGATGACCCAGGCTGGTGTTGAAGAGATTGAGGCAACACCAGAAAAGCCTAAAGAGGGTCAAGGCTCATAA